One window of Quercus robur chromosome 12, dhQueRobu3.1, whole genome shotgun sequence genomic DNA carries:
- the LOC126708217 gene encoding protein ALP1-like, with translation MDYQLYSRGQLDSHGLSIELKTPILQKAEDITEITVIIMMESSDSDDDSDSDSNDDDSNDDSDEEFYQLVAVTCETVVTYFNKYIDKTSCYDSEQTGWAWVRRCMEGNEKLCYNMFRMKNEVFLNLCQVLQHDFGLQHSRNIRLEESVAICLLILGHGPCNQMIQEIFQHSGETISRHFEKMITLLGARFAAAYVKPSDPTFNEVPTKIQDHPIYWPHFKDCIGVIDGTHVTAVVPTEKSIPYFGRKGYPTQNVMAACDFDMLFTFVLPGWEGAAHDTHIFLDTIRKQSNNFPHPPPGKYYVVDSGYPMMKGYLASYKGISYHLQDFRRRGGSPRTRHEKFNHAHSSLRCSIERTFGVWKNKWRIIRNMPYFPFHIQILIVFATMALHNFVRLNDRDDKGFINANRDSISRREHNSEADSSYEQNSGSLTDPAMVVLRDSIANSI, from the exons ATGGACTATCAATTGTACTCCAGGGGTCAACTAGATTCTCATGGACTATCAATT GAGCTAAAAACGCCCATATTACAAAAAGCTGAAGACATTACAGAAATTACTGTGATTATCATGATGGAG agtAGTGACAGTGATGATGACAGTGACAGTGATTCTAATGATGATGATAGTAACGATGATTCTGATGAGGAGTTTTACCAGCTTGTGGCAGTTACCTGTGAAACAGTTGTGACATATTTCAATAAGTACATTGATAAGACTTCTTGTTATGATTCTGAACAAACAGGATGGGCTTGGGTGAGACGTTGTATGGAAGGTAATGAGAAATTGTGTTACAATATGTTTAGAATGAAAAATGAGGTATTTCTTAATTTGTGTCAAGTTTTACAACATGACTTTGGACTTCAACATTCAAGGAATATAAGGTTAGAAGAGTCAGTGGCAATCTGTTTACTGATACTTGGTCATGGACCATGTAACCAAATGATTCAAGAAATATTTCAGCATTCGGGTGAAACCATAAGTAGACATTTTGAGAAGATGATCACTCTGTTGGGTGCTCGCTTTGCAGCTGCATATGTAAAGCCTTCGGATCCAACTTTTAATGAAGTTCCAACCAAAATACAAGACCATCCAATTTATTGGCCACATTTCAAA gATTGCATCGGTGTGATTGATGGCACACATGTGACAGCGGTTGTACCTACTGAGAAGTCCATTCCATACTTTGGAAGAAAGGGATATCCAACCCAAAATGTGATGGCTGCATGTGACTTTGATATGTTATTCACATTTGTTTTGCCTGGATGGGAAGGTGCAGCACACGAcactcacatttttcttgataCTATTCGGAAACagagtaacaactttccacacCCACCACCAG ggaaATATTATGTAGTTGATTCTGGATACCCAATGATGAAAGGCTATTTGGCATCATACAAGGGGATATCATACCATCTTCAAGACTTTCGAAGGAGAGGTGGAAGCCCTAGAACTAGACATGAAAAATTTAATCATGCTCACTCATCTCTTCGATGTTCGATTGAACGCACTTTTGGTGTATGGAAGAATAAATGGAGAATTATCAGAAACATGCCATATTTTCCATTCCATATCCAAATACTTATTGTATTTGCTACTATGGCTCTTCATAATTTTGTTAGACTAAATGATAGGGATGATAAGGGCTTCATAAACGCCAATCGAGATTCAATTTCTAGAAGAGAACATAATAGTGAAGCAGATAGCAGTTATGAGCAGAACTCAGGATCTTTAACAGACCCTGCGATGGTGGTTCTTCGTGATTCCATTGCTAATTCCATTTGA
- the LOC126709847 gene encoding putative RNA methyltransferase At5g10620 isoform X5: protein MVISIYANLTTPLPGARQCKYTGQSVRVVPIRILTVGKKRSPGVQLIVDEYIRKLNRYCTVDDVQIRSNPRNASDVSAQVDDEDTAMMSIIRSDDWVVMLDENGQDIGSEQMAELVGDAGNTGASRLSFCIGGPYGHGRQLRERANISIKLSTLVLNHQIALLVLMEQLYRDFSVLQTWLLTGCNKVL, encoded by the exons ATGGTTATCTCAATCTATGCCAATCTTACCACTCCTCTTCCAG GAGCTAGACAATGCAAATACACGGGCCAATCAGTG AGAGTTGTTCCTATACGGATATTAACGGTGGGGAAAAAGCGTTCCCCTGGAGTACAATTGATAGTCGATGAGTACATTCGAAAACTCAACCGCTATTGCACTGTTGATGATGTTCAAATACGGTCCAATCCTAGAAATGCAag TGATGTGAGCGCTCAGGTTGATGATGAAGATACAGCAATGATGAGCATTATCAGGTCTGATGATTGG GTTGTGATGTTGGATGAGAATGGACAAGATATTGGGTCTGAGCAGATGGCTGAGTTGGTGGGGGATGCAGGGAATACA GGAGCTTCTAGATTATCATTTTGCATAGGTGGACCTTACGGTCATGGACGACAATTGCGTGAGCGAGCTAACATATCAATCAAGTTGTCTACGTTGGTCTTAAATCATCAGATTGCATTGCTGGTGCTGATGGAACAACTATATAG GGATTTTTCAGTATTGCAGACCTGGTTATTAACTGGTTGCAACAAGGTTCTCTAA
- the LOC126709847 gene encoding putative RNA methyltransferase At5g10620 isoform X1: MPILPLLFQVLAFSSVSYLTNNYHFFILLIHISGARQCKYTGQSVRVVPIRILTVGKKRSPGVQLIVDEYIRKLNRYCTVDDVQIRSNPRNASDVSAQVDDEDTAMMSIIRSDDWVVMLDENGQDIGSEQMAELVGDAGNTGASRLSFCIGGPYGHGRQLRERANISIKLSTLVLNHQIALLVLMEQLYRDFSVLQTWLLTGCNKVL, from the exons ATGCCAATCTTACCACTCCTCTTCCAGGTTCTGGCATTTTCTTCCGTTTCTTATCTTACTAATAATTACCACTTCTTTATTTTACTCATTCATATTTCAGGAGCTAGACAATGCAAATACACGGGCCAATCAGTG AGAGTTGTTCCTATACGGATATTAACGGTGGGGAAAAAGCGTTCCCCTGGAGTACAATTGATAGTCGATGAGTACATTCGAAAACTCAACCGCTATTGCACTGTTGATGATGTTCAAATACGGTCCAATCCTAGAAATGCAag TGATGTGAGCGCTCAGGTTGATGATGAAGATACAGCAATGATGAGCATTATCAGGTCTGATGATTGG GTTGTGATGTTGGATGAGAATGGACAAGATATTGGGTCTGAGCAGATGGCTGAGTTGGTGGGGGATGCAGGGAATACA GGAGCTTCTAGATTATCATTTTGCATAGGTGGACCTTACGGTCATGGACGACAATTGCGTGAGCGAGCTAACATATCAATCAAGTTGTCTACGTTGGTCTTAAATCATCAGATTGCATTGCTGGTGCTGATGGAACAACTATATAG GGATTTTTCAGTATTGCAGACCTGGTTATTAACTGGTTGCAACAAGGTTCTCTAA
- the LOC126709847 gene encoding putative RNA methyltransferase At5g10620 isoform X6, translating into MPILPLLFQVLAFSSVSYLTNNYHFFILLIHISGARQCKYTGQSVRVVPIRILTVGKKRSPGVQLIVDEYIRKLNRYCTVDDVQIRSNPRNASDVSAQVDDEDTAMMSIIRSDDWGASRLSFCIGGPYGHGRQLRERANISIKLSTLVLNHQIALLVLMEQLYRDFSVLQTWLLTGCNKVL; encoded by the exons ATGCCAATCTTACCACTCCTCTTCCAGGTTCTGGCATTTTCTTCCGTTTCTTATCTTACTAATAATTACCACTTCTTTATTTTACTCATTCATATTTCAGGAGCTAGACAATGCAAATACACGGGCCAATCAGTG AGAGTTGTTCCTATACGGATATTAACGGTGGGGAAAAAGCGTTCCCCTGGAGTACAATTGATAGTCGATGAGTACATTCGAAAACTCAACCGCTATTGCACTGTTGATGATGTTCAAATACGGTCCAATCCTAGAAATGCAag TGATGTGAGCGCTCAGGTTGATGATGAAGATACAGCAATGATGAGCATTATCAGGTCTGATGATTGG GGAGCTTCTAGATTATCATTTTGCATAGGTGGACCTTACGGTCATGGACGACAATTGCGTGAGCGAGCTAACATATCAATCAAGTTGTCTACGTTGGTCTTAAATCATCAGATTGCATTGCTGGTGCTGATGGAACAACTATATAG GGATTTTTCAGTATTGCAGACCTGGTTATTAACTGGTTGCAACAAGGTTCTCTAA
- the LOC126709847 gene encoding putative RNA methyltransferase At5g10620 isoform X2 yields MPILPLLFQVLAFSSVSYLTNNYHFFILLIHISGARQCKYTGQSVRVVPIRILTVGKKRSPGVQLIVDEYIRKLNRYCTVDDVQIRSNPRNASDVSAQVDDEDTAMMSIIRSDDWVVMLDENGQDIGSEQMAELVGDAGNTGASRLSFCIGGPYGHGRQLRERANISIKLSTLVLNHQIALLVLMEQLYRSWTILKGQKYHH; encoded by the exons ATGCCAATCTTACCACTCCTCTTCCAGGTTCTGGCATTTTCTTCCGTTTCTTATCTTACTAATAATTACCACTTCTTTATTTTACTCATTCATATTTCAGGAGCTAGACAATGCAAATACACGGGCCAATCAGTG AGAGTTGTTCCTATACGGATATTAACGGTGGGGAAAAAGCGTTCCCCTGGAGTACAATTGATAGTCGATGAGTACATTCGAAAACTCAACCGCTATTGCACTGTTGATGATGTTCAAATACGGTCCAATCCTAGAAATGCAag TGATGTGAGCGCTCAGGTTGATGATGAAGATACAGCAATGATGAGCATTATCAGGTCTGATGATTGG GTTGTGATGTTGGATGAGAATGGACAAGATATTGGGTCTGAGCAGATGGCTGAGTTGGTGGGGGATGCAGGGAATACA GGAGCTTCTAGATTATCATTTTGCATAGGTGGACCTTACGGTCATGGACGACAATTGCGTGAGCGAGCTAACATATCAATCAAGTTGTCTACGTTGGTCTTAAATCATCAGATTGCATTGCTGGTGCTGATGGAACAACTATATAG GTCGTGGACTATTCTGAAAGGACAAAAATACCATCATTAG
- the LOC126709847 gene encoding putative RNA methyltransferase At5g10620 isoform X3 gives MPILPLLFQVLAFSSVSYLTNNYHFFILLIHISGARQCKYTGQSVRVVPIRILTVGKKRSPGVQLIVDEYIRKLNRYCTVDDVQIRSNPRNASDVSAQVDDEDTAMMSIIRSDDWVVMLDENGQDIGSEQMAELVGDAGNTGASRLSFCIGGPYGHGRQLRERANISIKLSTLVLNHQIALLVLMEQLYRPGY, from the exons ATGCCAATCTTACCACTCCTCTTCCAGGTTCTGGCATTTTCTTCCGTTTCTTATCTTACTAATAATTACCACTTCTTTATTTTACTCATTCATATTTCAGGAGCTAGACAATGCAAATACACGGGCCAATCAGTG AGAGTTGTTCCTATACGGATATTAACGGTGGGGAAAAAGCGTTCCCCTGGAGTACAATTGATAGTCGATGAGTACATTCGAAAACTCAACCGCTATTGCACTGTTGATGATGTTCAAATACGGTCCAATCCTAGAAATGCAag TGATGTGAGCGCTCAGGTTGATGATGAAGATACAGCAATGATGAGCATTATCAGGTCTGATGATTGG GTTGTGATGTTGGATGAGAATGGACAAGATATTGGGTCTGAGCAGATGGCTGAGTTGGTGGGGGATGCAGGGAATACA GGAGCTTCTAGATTATCATTTTGCATAGGTGGACCTTACGGTCATGGACGACAATTGCGTGAGCGAGCTAACATATCAATCAAGTTGTCTACGTTGGTCTTAAATCATCAGATTGCATTGCTGGTGCTGATGGAACAACTATATAG ACCTGGTTATTAA
- the LOC126709847 gene encoding putative RNA methyltransferase At5g10620 isoform X4: MPILPLLFQVLAFSSVSYLTNNYHFFILLIHISGARQCKYTGQSVRVVPIRILTVGKKRSPGVQLIVDEYIRKLNRYCTVDDVQIRSNPRNASDVSAQVDDEDTAMMSIIRSDDWVVMLDENGQDIGSEQMAELVGDAGNTGASRLSFCIGGPYGHGRQLRERANISIKLSTLVLNHQIALLVLMEQLYSV, from the exons ATGCCAATCTTACCACTCCTCTTCCAGGTTCTGGCATTTTCTTCCGTTTCTTATCTTACTAATAATTACCACTTCTTTATTTTACTCATTCATATTTCAGGAGCTAGACAATGCAAATACACGGGCCAATCAGTG AGAGTTGTTCCTATACGGATATTAACGGTGGGGAAAAAGCGTTCCCCTGGAGTACAATTGATAGTCGATGAGTACATTCGAAAACTCAACCGCTATTGCACTGTTGATGATGTTCAAATACGGTCCAATCCTAGAAATGCAag TGATGTGAGCGCTCAGGTTGATGATGAAGATACAGCAATGATGAGCATTATCAGGTCTGATGATTGG GTTGTGATGTTGGATGAGAATGGACAAGATATTGGGTCTGAGCAGATGGCTGAGTTGGTGGGGGATGCAGGGAATACA GGAGCTTCTAGATTATCATTTTGCATAGGTGGACCTTACGGTCATGGACGACAATTGCGTGAGCGAGCTAACATATCAATCAAGTTGTCTACGTTGGTCTTAAATCATCAGATTGCATTGCTGGTGCTGATGGAACAACTATATAG TGTGTAG
- the LOC126709847 gene encoding putative RNA methyltransferase At5g10620 isoform X7, whose protein sequence is MPILPLLFQVLAFSSVSYLTNNYHFFILLIHISGARQCKYTGQSVRVVPIRILTVGKKRSPGVQLIVDEYIRKLNRYCTVDDVQIRSNPRNASDVSAQVDDEDTAMMSIIRSDDWGASRLSFCIGGPYGHGRQLRERANISIKLSTLVLNHQIALLVLMEQLYRSWTILKGQKYHH, encoded by the exons ATGCCAATCTTACCACTCCTCTTCCAGGTTCTGGCATTTTCTTCCGTTTCTTATCTTACTAATAATTACCACTTCTTTATTTTACTCATTCATATTTCAGGAGCTAGACAATGCAAATACACGGGCCAATCAGTG AGAGTTGTTCCTATACGGATATTAACGGTGGGGAAAAAGCGTTCCCCTGGAGTACAATTGATAGTCGATGAGTACATTCGAAAACTCAACCGCTATTGCACTGTTGATGATGTTCAAATACGGTCCAATCCTAGAAATGCAag TGATGTGAGCGCTCAGGTTGATGATGAAGATACAGCAATGATGAGCATTATCAGGTCTGATGATTGG GGAGCTTCTAGATTATCATTTTGCATAGGTGGACCTTACGGTCATGGACGACAATTGCGTGAGCGAGCTAACATATCAATCAAGTTGTCTACGTTGGTCTTAAATCATCAGATTGCATTGCTGGTGCTGATGGAACAACTATATAG GTCGTGGACTATTCTGAAAGGACAAAAATACCATCATTAG